The following coding sequences are from one Geodermatophilus normandii window:
- a CDS encoding DoxX family protein — protein sequence MLVRRIARPLLASSFIYGGIDTLRNPQTRVPGARPVVEQITKTADEQLPVQVPRDVEQWVRIDAGIKVGAGSLFALGKLPRLSALALAASVVPTTLAGHRFWEHEDPEERFGQLSNFLKNAGLLGGLLIAAVDTEGRPSVGYRAKRAAKRAADSTEKSYEKASRRAARAQKKAARKARKAS from the coding sequence ATGTTGGTCCGCCGGATCGCCCGGCCCCTGCTCGCGTCGTCGTTCATCTACGGCGGCATCGACACCCTGCGCAACCCGCAGACCCGGGTCCCGGGGGCCAGGCCGGTGGTCGAGCAGATCACGAAGACGGCGGACGAGCAGCTGCCCGTGCAGGTGCCGCGCGACGTCGAGCAGTGGGTCCGGATCGACGCCGGGATCAAGGTCGGCGCCGGCTCGCTGTTCGCCCTCGGCAAGCTCCCCCGCCTGAGCGCCCTCGCGCTGGCCGCCAGCGTCGTCCCGACGACGCTGGCCGGGCACCGCTTCTGGGAGCACGAGGACCCCGAGGAGCGCTTCGGCCAGCTGTCGAACTTCCTCAAGAACGCCGGCCTGCTCGGCGGGCTGCTGATCGCGGCCGTCGACACCGAGGGCCGCCCGTCGGTGGGCTACCGCGCCAAGCGCGCCGCCAAGCGCGCCGCGGACTCGACGGAGAAGAGCTACGAGAAGGCGAGCAGGCGCGCGGCCAGGGCGCAGAAGAAGGCCGCCAGGAAGGCGAGGAAGGCCAGCTGA
- a CDS encoding PHP domain-containing protein: protein MGPAAALRRIAFLLERAREPTHRVAAFRTAAAVVDALPEGELDRRIRTRTLTDLRGIGPKTGAAIVQAHAGEVPEYLARLEEAYSELVPLADDVAEFRSALRGDLHTHSDWSDGGSPIREMAEAAIALGHEYMALTDHSPRLTVANGLTAERLERQLDVVAELNEELSPFRILTGIECDIHLDGSLDQTDELLGRLDVVVASVHSDLRAESAAMTARMLAAVANPHTDVLGHCTGRLLIPREQREGRRQRPRPESAFDAEAVFSACVEHGTAVEINSRPERLDPPLRLLSLAVELGCSFSIDTDAHAPGQLDWQDNGCERAVETGVDVDRVVNTWTADELLDWTAG, encoded by the coding sequence CTGGGGCCCGCGGCCGCGCTCCGGAGGATCGCCTTCCTCCTGGAGCGCGCCCGCGAGCCCACGCACCGGGTGGCCGCGTTCCGCACCGCGGCCGCCGTCGTCGACGCGCTCCCCGAGGGCGAGCTCGACCGGCGGATCCGCACCCGGACGCTGACCGACCTGCGCGGCATCGGCCCCAAGACCGGCGCCGCGATCGTGCAGGCGCACGCCGGCGAGGTCCCCGAGTACCTCGCCCGGCTCGAGGAGGCCTACTCCGAGCTCGTGCCGCTCGCCGACGACGTCGCGGAGTTCCGCAGCGCCCTGCGCGGCGACCTGCACACGCACTCGGACTGGTCCGACGGCGGCAGCCCGATCCGCGAGATGGCCGAGGCGGCGATCGCGCTCGGCCACGAGTACATGGCGCTCACCGACCACTCGCCGCGGCTGACCGTCGCCAACGGGCTGACGGCGGAGCGGCTGGAGCGCCAGCTCGACGTCGTCGCCGAGCTCAACGAGGAGCTCAGCCCCTTCCGGATCCTCACCGGCATCGAGTGCGACATCCACCTCGACGGCAGCCTCGACCAGACGGACGAACTGCTCGGCCGGCTCGACGTCGTGGTGGCCAGCGTCCACTCCGACCTGCGCGCGGAGTCCGCCGCCATGACCGCCCGGATGCTGGCCGCCGTCGCCAACCCGCACACCGACGTCCTGGGGCACTGCACCGGGCGGTTGCTCATCCCGCGCGAGCAGCGGGAGGGACGGCGGCAGCGGCCGCGACCGGAGAGCGCCTTCGACGCCGAGGCCGTGTTCAGCGCCTGCGTCGAGCACGGCACCGCCGTCGAGATCAACTCGCGCCCGGAGCGGCTGGACCCGCCGCTGCGACTGCTCTCCCTCGCCGTGGAGCTGGGCTGCTCGTTCTCCATCGACACCGACGCGCACGCACCCGGCCAGCTCGACTGGCAGGACAACGGCTGCGAGCGCGCGGTCGAGACCGGCGTCGACGTCGACCGGGTGGTCAACACCTGGACCGCCGACGAGCTGCTGGACTGGACCGCCGGCTAG